The Cryptococcus gattii WM276 chromosome B, complete sequence genome has a segment encoding these proteins:
- a CDS encoding Hypothetical protein (Similar to TIGR gene model, INSD accession AAW41752.1; CNB00500) → MNGFGQMPMMSLGFPASPGFGAPGSNYGGRGRGRGRDERRGGGRGRGGHGGGRAPAPETSDNRLRKMVIKLGDDEDFDPIDDPPRLARVLKRGWREGTVGLLEGFRVSVTQQPHKHGYYVGLLVALSRQSEPEPVRKEGEEPTDDGSKDGDAEMKDEKPKAVEEPAYGKEIMDDLNRAFRGWVEQREWQNVRLCLQFFSLLVTARIVTANSLLTVYDDLLNVLDEVGGGGDRSERAVRAVGEGLIRSAHTLAETNVSEVEALISRIEGYIIGRRNEPKVLQDPLSPILPAGEEHPTYSDNLDNLLAALRAFQASNWEPSAVLPAYLREIVPTPGPTAPIPYELQEVAMPPELYEVESDELDVGEGQIGTFTLFPDEVVPSPSTLDGWYLRSLVLDIINLYEVNRKECSRILLELRKFLPRDTFKPIVPPSEDASPPPSTWSLESLVVSTLLGAMLTLPKSHHKLIYYGSVITELCKASPNTVAPPVGRSMRKIFSRLGTEGLDVEIVRRVAEWFSVHLSNFGFQWMWKEWIPELELQSSHPRRAFMRRVIELEVRLSYYDRILETLPEPMTVEAAGVISSEPPDPFWAYGKDDHPLHAEAAALLSQIRQKLPSTEIIKYITEMPNASSGPGEPLYPAVRQMAFETISHLGSRSFSHFLNATERYSDVLRFLTPDFASRRILLDAVKSYWRRSSEMRLVTLDKYLQYGILEGIDIVEWIFADDEAEGEEGDGWTDGDKWEVLSMCLEKHLGRVKAISRRLKVIEREDEAARARKAGEQLERGEDVNVEDDTNEDPRPETSKEARDAQTSLDIQSTRLEKVLLATFKHFIFALLPWTAEKEEVISTSNEGLKGVLTLLDSDEEGLWGVRAKWGWYREFVRRYQAQLMPFSDLINATVISKMSRSEEEGSAEARAEKMVKSVWEVIYL, encoded by the exons ATGAACGGCTTTGGACAGATGCCTATGATGTCCTTAGGGTTCCCTGCAAGCCCAGGGTTTGGTGCCCCAGGAAGCAACTATGGTGGACGAGgtagaggaagaggacgag ACGAGCGTAGGGGCGGTGGACGTGGTCGAGGAGGACATGGTGGTGGAAGAGCTCCAGCACCCGAAACCTCTGACAATCGATtgaggaagatggtgaTTAAGCTGGGGGATGACGAA GACTTTGACCCTATCGACGACCCCCCTAGGCTCGCCCGTGTTCTCAAGCGTGGATGGCGTGAAGGCACTGTCGGTCTCCTAGAAGGTTTCCGAGTCAGTGTAACACAGCAGCCTCACAAGCACGGTTATTATGTTGGGCTTTTGGTTGCGCTTTCCCGCCAGTCGGAACCCGAACCTGTCAGAAAGGAGGGTGAGGAGCCTACCGATGATGGAAGCAAGGATGGGGATGCTGAgatgaaggatgagaagCCCAAGGCAGTTGAGGAGCCGGCATATGGCAAAGAAATCATGGACGATTTGAACAGGGCATTCCGAGGCTGGGTCGAACAGAGAGAATGGCAGAATGTCCGATTATGC CTTCAattcttttctcttcttgttACTGCAAGGATTGTCACTGCAAATTCGCTGTTGACAGTTTACGATGATCTGCTCAACGTCCTTGACGAAGTTGGTGGGGGCGGTGACAGATCAGAGAGAGCTGTGCGAGCAGTTGGAGAGGGTCTTATTCGT TCGGCGCATACTTTGGCTGAGACCAATGTTAGTGAAGTTGAGGCACTCATCAGCAGGATTGAAGGGTACATTATCGGTAGACGTAATGAGCCAAAAGTCCTCCAAGACCCTTTGTCACCGATCCTTCCTGCCGGGGAGGAACACCCCACTTACAGCGAT AACCTCGATAACTTGTTGGCAGCTCTTCGGGCTTTCCAGGCCTCAAACTGGGAACCATCTGCTGTTTTACCTGCTTACTTGAGAGAGATTGTCCCTACACCTGGTCCAACAGCCCCTATTCCTTACGAGCTTCAAGAAGTCGCCATGCCTCCCGAGCTGTACGAAGTCGAGAGCGATGAGCTGGATGTTGGCGAGGGTCAAATTGGAACTTTCACGTTATTCCCTGACGAG GTTGTTCCTTCTCCAAGCACTCTCGACGGATGGTATCTTCGCAGCCTTGTCCTCGACATCATCAATCTTTACGAGGTCAACCGTAAAGAATGCTCTCGTATCCTTTTGGAACTCCGCAAGTTCCTCCCTCGAGACACGTTCAAGCCAATTGTTCCTCCCTCCGAAGATGCTTCCCCTCCCCCTTCTACTTGGTCACTTGAGTCTCTTGTCGTCTCTACTCTTTTGGGTGCTATGCTTACTCTTCCAAAATCTCACCATAAGCTTATCTATTACGGATCTGTAATTACCGAGTTGTGCAAAGCCAGTCCTAATACTGTGGCACCTCCTGTCGGTCGCTCCATGAGAAAAATTTTTAGTCGTCTCGGCACTGAGGGGCTGGATGTTGAGATAGTCAGGAGGGTGGCTGAGTGGTTTTCGGTTCACTTGAGCAACTTCGGTTTCCAATGGATGTGGAAGGAATG GATTCCTGAGCTTGAGCTTCAATCATCTCACCCTCGTAGAGCCTTCATGCGTCGCGTCATTGAGCTTGAAGTCAGACTGTCATACTACGACCGTATCTTGGAAACTCTTCCCGAACCTATGACTGTGGAAGCTGCTGGCGTGATCTCTTCCGAGCCCCCCGATCCTTTCTGGGCTTATGGAAAAGACG ACCACCCCCTTCATGCCGAAGCTGCTGCCCTTCTTTCGCAGATCAGACAGAAACTACCTAGCACTGAAATTATCAAGTACATCACTGAGATGCCCAATGCTTCTTCTGGTCCCGGTGAACCTCTCTATCCCGCTGTTCGTCAAATGGCCTTTGAGACTATCTCACATCTCGGTTCTCGATCTTTTTCCCATTTCCTCAATGCCACTGAGCGATACAGTGACGTCCTCAGGTTCCTCACTCCTGACTTTGCTTCCCGCCGAATCCTCCTCGATGCGGTGAAGTCCTACTGGCGCCGATCCAGCGAGATGCGACTCGTGACTTTAGACAAGTATCTCCAGTACGGCATTCTTGAGGGCATCGACATTGTCGAGTGGATCTTTGCCGATGACGAGGCTGAGGGTGAGGAGGGTGATGGGTGGACCGATGGCGACAAGTGGGAGGTGCTGTCAATGTGCTTGGAAAAACATCTTGGGCGAGTCAAGGCCATCTCAAGGCGATTGAAGGTCATCGAGAGGGAGGATGAGGCTGCTAGGGCTAGAAAAGCTGGTGAACAATTAGAGCGAGGTGAAGACGTTAATGTCGAGGATGACACCAATGAGG ATCCTCGCCCCGAGACTTCCAAGGAAGCTCGTGATGCTCAAACGTCCCTCGACATTCAGTCGACTCGTCTCGAAAAAGTCCTCTTGGCCACTTTCAAGCACTTCATCTTTGCCCTTCTACCCTGGACTGCcgagaaggaagaagttATCAGCACTTCCAATGAGGGCCTCAAGGGTGTTCTTACCTTGTTGGATAGTGATGAAGAGGGTCTTTGGGGAGTCAGGGCGAAGTGGGGTTGGTATAGAGAATTTGTCAGGAGG TATCAAGCGCAGCTCATGCCCTTTTCCGACTTAATCAACGCCACTGTCATCTCTAAGATGTCCAGGtcagaagaggaaggtTCTGCAGAAGCCAGAGCGGAGAAGATGGTCAAGTCGGTTTGGGAGGTCATTTACTTGTAA
- a CDS encoding Hypothetical Protein (Similar to TIGR gene model, INSD accession AAW41754.1) → MTVTPLVDGEDRSIDARSIVTLIVFFVVNALVIWPVYIPLPRFISRPCRKVWAKASLSKHSHDEQGSLKLKQPERRQPVGMPGINSHELQGGLSNTLTEKEDSSEEERLHMPLDLRTAPVIGVLLLLAATCIPGGVVRRGIAGSGGVRPYDIMVLFVCFAYISLSLDATGFLRYLAFLVATRSSRGDRLYTAFYVFFTALGLIFGNDPLILSGTPFLAYFTEHASITEPTAFLFTHFQVVNLVSALLVSSNPTNLVLTSAFGINFLSYSAWLALPTIASVILYYPLARWFIYRRKGLIPPAIYPPSIKPREALLDPVGAIFGASIFVITVLALVGLSAGGLLEGKVGVWTVTAPAATVVFIRDVGRDFFKHKEKREGVISVDEKHAELPASSTQAIAHSPQTTVSVAPKSTCCAMFPTVKRIISHLPLALVPFAFSFFILVEGLQHTGWIALFGKWWGDWERVGGVAGSVWLMGMLSIIGCNIFGTNIGATILLARVIQSWATTQTAVSDRSLYSAVFTLAVGSNFGAYSFVFSASLAGLLWRNILSQKGIKVSLRQFIKWNTSAVIATMLIGCLIVAGEVCVMYKS, encoded by the exons ATGACAGTCACCCCTTTAGTTGATGGGGAAGATCGCTCCATTGACGCGCGGTCGATAGTGACCCTCATTGTATTCTTTGTCGTTA ATGCGTTAGTAATCTGGCCGGTGTATATCCCCTTACCTCGCTTCATATCTCGGCCTTGTAGAAAGGTTTGGGCTAAGGCCTCTCTGAGCAAGCATTCACATGATGAGCAAGGCAGCTTGAAACTCAAGCAGCCAGAAAGAAGGCAGCCCGTCGGCATGCCCGGGATTAACAGCCACGAACTGCAAGGTGGTTTGTCAAATACTCTAACAGAAAAAGAGGACAGCTCCGAAGAAGAGCGGCTCCATATGCCCCTTGACTTGCGTACAGCTCCTGTCATTGGTGTACTACTCCTTTTGGCGGCCACCTGTATTCCAGGAGGAGTAGTTCGGCGAGGTATTGCTGGGAGTGGGGGTGTGAGACCATATGATATTATGGTTTTATTTGTTTGTTTT GCATACATTTCACTTTCCCTCGACGCTACAGGTTTCCTTAGGTATCTTGCATTCCTTGTCGCCACCAGATCATCTCGTGGAGATCGCCTCTATACCGCTTTCTATGTTTTCTTCACCGCACTTGGTCTGATCTTCGGTAACGACCCATTGATACTCTCTGGCACGCCTTTCCTCGCGTACTTCACGGAGCACGCTTCAATCACCGAACCAACCGCTTTCCTTTTCACCCATTTCCAAGTTGTCAATCTTGTCTCGGCATTATTGGTATCATCCAACCCCACAAACCTTGTGCTTACGTCCGCGTTCGGTATCAACTTCCTCAGCTACTCGGCTTGGCTTGCACTTCCGACAATCGCCTCTGTTATCCTCTACTACCCTCTGGCTCGATGGTTTATATACCGGCGGAAAGGACTGATTCCTCCGGCCATTTACCCTCCTTCCATTAAGCCCCGCGAAGCCTTGTTAGATCCTGTGGGTGCAATTTTTGGAGCATCGATATTTGTGATCACTGTTTTGGCTCTGGTAGGACTGAGTGCCGGAGGGCTGCTGGAAGGGAAAGTCGGAGTTTGGACCGTTACAGCACCGGCGGCGACGGTGGTCTTCATCAGAGATGTAGGGAGAGATTTTTTCAAGCacaaggagaagagagaaggagtgaTAAGCGTAGATGAGAAGCATGCTGAACTCCCAGCATCTTCAACACAGGCAATTGCTCATTCACCACAAACAACTGTCTCCGTTGCTCCCAAGTCAACCTGCTGCGCCATGTTTCCGACAGTGAAGCGCATCATCTCCCATCTGCCTCTTGCTCTCGTCCCATTCGCTTTCTCATTTTTCATTTTGGTCGAAGGTCTCCAACACACAGGCTGGATTGCGCTGTTTGGTAAATGGTGGGGAGACTGGGAACGTGTGGGTGGTGTGGCTGGCAGCGTGTGGCTGATGGGTATGCTGAGCATTATTGGCTGCAAT ATATTCGGAACGAACATCGGTGCTACTATCCTTCTAGCTCGTGTTATCCAATCGTGGGCAACGACACAAACAGCAGTCTCTGACCGCTCCTTGTACTCCGCGGTATTCACACTTGCAGTAGGCAGTAACTTCGGCGCCTATTCTTTTGT GTTTTCTGCTTCACTAGCCGGGCTCTTGTGGCGGAATATCCTGTCTCAAAAAGGAATCAAAGTATCATTGCGGCAATTTATTAAATGGAATACCTCGGCGGTGATAGCAACAATGCTTATTGGTTGTCTGATCGTCGCCGGAGAGGTCTGCGTAATGTATAAGAGTTAG
- a CDS encoding Pol II transcription elongation factor, putative (Similar to TIGR gene model, INSD accession AAW41751.1): MSNPARVILLVGKGGVQTDVDLDSLAQDEVADIIPVMLADYESECRDWTLIASEHWREGRWNRVMDLLERAVSFFNGERGRRRDFSSLVNIHSMLAHLHLHLARSAPKVILQNTKYDKLDPSTRTKDYHHREAAASLNAATEALRACGGSQEDEPVSLTMGKVIHYLATGQPGLAHPLVERLLQRQPNNLIALTAQARLQFARRSHLQALQTYQKLLALAPEMSPDPRIGLGLCFWQLGDRTKARTAWERALEREPGSWVCSLLLGLASLNDARQPSVPRTERLKLETEGVGFVQKAFKLNNKSSASALALASVSGQGGQGQLPLASKLAERAIQYADNKRHAILANSERGRLGFMAGDLADAGTYIAAIKKEDPNAVNIIAELTLGQMAIKSGSLREALNYIEQTAKRLNGQGPLEYTVLHACLLAYPHPGMSHDEVVRNRTLARNMLTEVHNLVGAAETEADWAKLRGVGSDSDVFVDLAKLWQGENVEKAIGAYQTALSIITDNDLESAQEPGLDSPNFTALRLSDNLAALYHLEGNVETAERMYQEALQKVAIQEGKEAEILKTVLAYNLGRAYEEGGDHAKAAQWYRDVLRQHPEHVESKARLALIATSAGRHFDAHTLLKECLQSDENNLTLRSVYTNFLITIGSYREAFAFTTQTLRIDKSDAWTFCALGWLHFTLGREGKSPQELAERPKQYLRSAEAYERALIIDPKCAMAAQGLAIALVEDSLALRGTNYGADEGKVRARLAGQTLGIFGRIKDSLAEGAVNVNLGHCYFVRGEEEKAIESYMTASNAFGGKDVNVLLYLARAWYALANRESNFSAMNKALDYCQEAMHIHPADRAILYNIAMIQQKAAEMLFSLDSSKRTLEELTIALKQAQQAVDTFRSLADDKSGPLPYDAELADQRARYGEGLLRRAAGEMSKQEAYQGETLARVEEARRLRAEEQARIRAAEEARQAELRIKAEEIAEQRRKAREDAMAWQEELAARQAEEEAKRAANMEKRKRRKEGIVDSGEDGEGEGRKREKKQRKKKTKEEKKSRKARSKSEVGTSDEEEEARETGDEEDEEISRVRKAKSTLAMLKAKRKAKRTDPDADEEEDEDEVNQGQAKRGKQL, encoded by the exons ATGTCCAATCCAGCAAGGGTTATCCTCCTCGTCGGCAAAGG CGGTGTGCAGACTGATGTCGATCTCGACTCTCTCGCGCAAGATGAAGTGGCCGATATCATTCCAGTCATGCTTGCTGACTATGAGTCAGAATGCCGTGATTGGACGTTGATTGCTAGTGAGCATTGGAGAGAAGGACGCTGGAACAGGGTTATGGATCTGCTGGAAAGAGCCGTTTCAT TCTTCAATGGAGAAAGGGGAAGGCGAAGGGatttttcttctcttgtCAACATTCACTCAATGCTCGCTCACCTTCATCTGCATCTCGCCCGAAGTGCGCCAAAAGTCATCCTTCAAAACACGA AATATGACAAATTGGATCCGTCAACGAGGACAAAAGATTACCACCATCGTGAAGCTGCCGCAAGTCTGAACGCCGCCACTGAAGCTTTGAGGGCCTGTGGAGGGAGTCAAGAAGATGAACCTGTTAGCTTGACTATGGGGAAAG TCATCCACTACCTTGCAACTGGGCAGCCTGGATTGGCGCACCCTCTTGTCGAAAGACTTCTTCAGCGTCAACCCAACAACCTCATCGCCCTCACCGCTCAAGCCCGTCTTCAATTCGCCCGACGATCACACCTGCAAGCTCTTCAAACATACCAAAAActtcttgctcttgctCCCGAAATGTCCCCTGACCCCAGAATCGGTCTCGGTTTATGCTTTTGGCAACTTGGGGATCGCACCAAAGCAAGAACGGCGTGGGAGCGTGCTCTCGAGCGTGAGCCTGGATCTTGGGTATGCTCGTTGCTCCTCGGTTTGGCCTCTCTCAACGATGCACGTCAACCCTCTGTCCCTCGCACAGAACGACTGAAACTCGAAACTGAAGGTGTAGGCTTTGTCCAGAAAGCGTTTAAACTCAATAACAAGTCATCTGCATCTGCGCTTGCGCTCGCGAGTGTATCTGGCCAGGGTGGGCAAGGCCAGCTCCCTCTTGCGAGTAAACTTGCCGAACGTGCGATCCAGTATGCCGATAACAAGCGTCATGCTATTCTTGCCAACTCTGAACGAGGAAGGTTAGGTTTCATGGCTGGCGATCTCGCCGATGCTGGAACATATATTGCGGCCATCAAAAAAGAAGATCCCAATGCTGTCAACATTATTGCCGAGTTGACTCTTGGCCAGATGGCTATCAAAAGTGGCAGTTTGCGAGAAGCTCTTAATTACATTGAACAAACAGCCAAGAGGTTGAACGGCCAAGGTCCCCTTGAGTATACCGTGCTGCATGCTTGTCTGCTTGCTTACCCTCATCCGGGTATGTCCCACGACGAGGTCGTCCGCAATAGGACTCTGGCCCGAAACATGTTAACCGAGGTACACAACTTGGTGGGCGCTGCCGAGACAGAAGCTGACTGGGCAAAGTTGAGAGGTGTCGGTTCCGACTCTGATGTCTTCGTGGATCTCGCAAAGTTGTGGCAAGGAGAGAATGTGGAAAAGGCTATCGGAGCCTATCAAACTGCGTTGTCCATTATCACCGATAACGACCTCGAGTCTGCGCAGGAGCCCGGTCTTGATTCTCCCAATTTTACGGCACTCCGCCTGTCCGATAATCTCGCCGCACTTTACCATCTTGAAGGCAATGTCGAAACTGCTGAGAGGATGTATCAAGAGGCTCTTCAGAAAGTTGCCATCCAAGAAGGCAAGGAAGCGGAGATCCTCAAAACTGTGTTGGCGTACAATCTTGGTAGGGCGTACGAGGAAGGAGGCGACCACGCTAAAGCTGCTCAATGGTACCGTGACGTTTTGCGTCAACATCCCGAACACGTCGAGTCCAAGGCCCGCTTAGCTCTTATCGCCACCTCCGCCGGCCGACACTTTGACGCTCATACTCTACTGAAAGAGTGTCTCCAATCTGACGAGAACAATCTCACCCTCCGTTCAGTCTACACCAACTTCCTCATTACTATTGGTTCTTACCGAGAGGCCTTTGCATTCACGACGCAAACCCTCAGAATCGATAAGTCTGATGCATGGACGTTTTGTGCTCTCGGCTGGTTGCATTTCACCCTCGGTCGAGAAGGAAAAAGCCCCCAGGAGCTCGCTGAACGTCCAAAGCAATACCTCCGTTCTGCTGAAGCTTATGAGCGAGCACTCATTATCGATCCCAAATGTGCCATGGCTGCGCAAGGTTTGGCTATCGCCCTGGTAGAGGATAGTCTTGCGTTACGAGGTACAAACTATGGTGCGGATGAGGGTAAGGTCCGAGCGAGGTTGGCGGGTCAGACGTTGGGTATCTTCGGAAGGATCAAGGATTCATTGGCGGAAGGTGCGGTTAATGTTAATCTTGGTCATTGCTATTTTGTTCgaggcgaagaagaaaaagcTATTGAATCG TACATGACCGCTTCCAACGCGTTTGGGGGGAAGGACGTGAATGTTTTGTTATATCTCGCTAGGGCTTGGTACGCACTTGCCAATCGAGAAAGTAATTTCTCAGCTATGAACAAGGCCTTAGATTATTGTCAAGAG GCCATGCATATCCATCCCGCCGATCGTGCCATTCTTTACAACATTGCCATGATCCAGCAAAAAGCCGCTGAAATGCTTTTCTCCCTCGACTCTTCCAAGCGTACCCTGGAGGAACTTACCATCGCCCTCAAACAAGCTCAGCAAGCCGTGGACACTTTCCGCTCCCTTGCAGATGACAAGTCTGGACCTTTACCATATGACGCCGAGCTCGCAGACCAGCGAGCGAGATATGGTGAAGGTCTTCTTAGAAGGGCGGCGGGTGAAATGTCCAAGCAAGAGGCTTATCAGGGCGAGACACTTGCACGGGTGGAAGAGGCGAGGAGGTTACGTGCTGAGGAACAAGCGAGGATCCGGGCGGCGGAGGAGGCTCGTCAAGCAGAATTAAGGATCAAAGCTGAGGAAATTGCCGAACAACGACGTAAAGCCCGAGAAGATGCGATGGCGTGGCAGGAAGAGTTGGCAGCCAGGCAGGCAGAGGAGGAAGCCAAACGAGCGGCTAACatggagaaaaggaaaaggaggaaggagggTATTGTCGACAGTGGTGAGGATGGTGAAGGCGAAGGCCGaaagagggagaagaaacagagaaagaagaagactaaggaagagaagaagagtagGAAGGCAAGGAGCAAGAGTGAGGTTGGTACGagcgatgaagaagaggaagcgAGGGAGACGGGCgacgaggaggatgaagagattaGCCGGGTTAGGAAAGCTAAGTCTACATTGGCTATGCTCAAGGCAAAGAGGAAGGCCAAGAGGACGGACCCTGATGctgatgaggaggaggatgaagatgaagttAACCAAGGACAAGCAAAAAGAGGAAAACAATTGTGA
- a CDS encoding Threonine-tRNA ligase, putative (Similar to TIGR gene model, INSD accession AAW41750.1), which produces MLRRLISHAARFSHRTPIRYTYPLLQAARTMSAEAHPVSSTSKPAPPAEGIDPITPAAHEGKKKEKKEKKEKKGGASGPLELSPPPEFFAERLKIYDEWKTKYDKFVAEQPREAITITFPDGKTVQGTSWETTPLQIAKDISPSLADRVIIAKVNNQQLWDLTRPLEASCSLALLDFDSPDNSYEARQVFWHSSAHVLGEACERRYEGCCLGYGPPLEEGGFFYDMGLANGRTISQDDYKPIEDVCKAAVKEKQPFERLELPKEVLLEMFKYNKYKQHYIQDKVPDGTSSTVYRCGPLIDLCLGPHVPHTGRIKSLAVTKNSSSYFLGDAKNDTFQRVYGMSFPDNAQMKEYKKYLEEAAKRDHRKIGKDQELFVFNDLSPGSAFFLPMGMRIYNTLMTFIKEEYFKRGFSEVGSPNIFNANLWKTSGHWQNYAEDMFQLKVDEDQFALKPMNCPGHCLIFDARERSYKELPLRFAEFGVLHRNEASGALSGLTRVRRFVQDDAHIFCTPDQVEAELYSAFEFLDAVYKPFGFTYKVGLSTRNPKKWMGELELWNKAENTLREVLEQKVPGNWHVNEEDAAFYGPKLDFQLTDALKRNWQCGTIQLDFNLPERFNLKYHSAEQSPDGTQFARPVMIHRAILGSLERFIAIITESTGGKWPLWLSPRQVVVIPVAKPFTEYAQKVAKTFQEAGLYAEVDLTDNTLNKKIRNAQTAQWNFIMVVGQDELDAQAVNIRNRDDEVQGREETVVLSRAVEQIVKLKESKAAVSKFE; this is translated from the exons ATGCTCCGCAGGCTCATATCCCACGCAGCCCGTTTTTCACATAGAACTCCCATTAGATACACGTACCCACTCCTCCAAGCAGCACGTACTATGTCCGCCGAAGCTCATCCCGTCTCTTCCACCTCTAAACCCGCTCCTCCCGCTGAGGGTATCGATCCCATCACCCCTGCCGCTCAtgaaggcaagaagaaggagaagaaggagaagaaggagaagaagggcgGCGCTTCCGGTCCTTTGGAACTCAGTCCTCCACCCGAGTTTTTCGCTGAGCGGCTCAAAATATATGACGAGTGGAAGACAAAGTACGACAAGTTCGTTGCTG AACAACCTCGTGAAGccatcaccatcacctTCCCCGACGGGAAGACGGTACAGGGCACATCATGGGAAACCACCCCTCTTCAGATTGCCAAGGACatttctccttctctggCCGACCGAGTAATTATCGCCAAGGTCAACAACCAGCAATTATGGGACTTGACTCGTCCTCTTGAAGCTTCTTGCTCCCTGGCCTTGCTCGATTTTGACTCTCCCGACAACAGTTACGAAGCCAGGCAAGTCTTCTGGCATTCTTCTGCTCACGTTCTCGGTGAAGCTTGTGAGAGACGCTACGAAGGCTGCTGTCTCGGTTACGGTCCACCTCTTGAGGAAGGTGGTTTCTTCTACGACATGGGTCTTGCCAATGGCCGCACGATTTCTCAAGATGATTACAAGCCTATCGAAGACGTCTGCAAGGCTGCTGTCAAGGAGAAGCAACCCTTTGAGAGACTTGAGTTACCCAAGGAGGTGTTGCTCGAGATGTTCAAGTACAACAAGTATAAGCAACACTATATCCAGGACAAGGTCCCTGATGGAACCTCTTCTACTGTCTACCGATGTGGCCCGCTGATCGACTTGTGTCTTGGTCCTCACGTTCCTCATACTGGCCGTATTAAGTCCTTGGCCGTCACCAAG aactcttcttcttacTTCCTTGGTGATGCCAAGAACGACACTTTCCAGCGAGTGTACGGCATGTCTTTCCCCGACAATGCTCAAATGAAAGAATACAAGAAGTATCTTGAGGAAGCCGCTAAGCGAGACCACCGAAAGATCGGTAAGGACCAAGAGTTGTTCGTCTTTAACGACCTTTCTCCCGGAAGTGCGTTCTTCTTGCCCATGGGTATGAGAATCTACAACACCTTGATGACATTTATCAAGGAAGAATATTTCAAGCGTGGCTTCTCCGAAGTCGGATCTCCCAACATCTTCAACGCCAACCTTTGGAAGACTTCTGGTCACTGGCAAAACTATGCCGAAGACATGTTCCAACTCAAGGTCGACGAAGACCAGTTCGCTCTCAAGCCTATGAACTGTCCCGGTCATTGTCTGATCTTCGACGCCAGGGAAAGGAGTTATAAGGAGTTACCCTTGAGGTTTGCCGAGTTTGGTGTGTTGCACCGAAATGAAGCGAGCGGTGCTCTTTCTGGTTTGACCCGTGTCAGGCGATTCGTCCAGGATGACG CCCACATCTTCTGTACCCCCGACCAAGTCGAAGCCGAGCTTTACTCTGCTTTTGAGTTCCTCGACGCCGTGTACAAGCCTTTCGGCTTCACCTACAAAGTCGGTCTCTCTACGCGTAATCCCAAGAAATGGATGGGCGAACTCGAGCTCTGGAACAAGGCTGAGAACACGCTCCGAGAGGTCCTCGAACAGAAGGTCCCTGGTAACTGGCACGTTAATGAGGAGGATGCCGCGTTCTACGGTCCCAAGTTGGATTTCCAGTTGACGGATGCTTTGAAGAGGAACTGGCAATGTGGTACCATCCAG CTCGACTTTAACCTCCCTGAGCGATTCAACCTCAAATACCACTCTGCCGAACAAAGCCCGGACGGCACCCAATTCGCTCGACCAGTCATGATCCATCGTGCCATTCTTGGTTCCCTCGAGCGATTCATCGCCATCATCACTGAATCTACCGGTGGCAAATGGCCCCTCTGGCTGTCCCCCCGACAGGTCGTCGTGATCCCCGTCGCCAAGCCCTTCACCGAGTATGCCCAAAAGGTCGCCAAGACTTTCCAGGAAGCTGGTTTGTATGCCGAAGTAGACTTGACGGATAACACTTTGAACAAGAAGATTAGAAACGCACAGACCGCTCAGTGGAACTTCATCATGG TTGTTGGCCAGGATGAACTCGACGCCCAAGCTGTCAACATCCGTAACCGTGACGATGAAGTGCAAGGTCGAGAGGAGACTGTCGTGCTCAGCCGTGCTGTCGAGCAGATTGTCAAGTTGAAGGAGAGCAAAGCGGCTGTCAGTAAGTTTGAGTAA